A stretch of DNA from Bactrocera neohumeralis isolate Rockhampton chromosome 6, APGP_CSIRO_Bneo_wtdbg2-racon-allhic-juicebox.fasta_v2, whole genome shotgun sequence:
tttatttgaaaaaagggtcgatttgcaaaacaatataaattatttaattcaagtattagaaaatataatttataaaatttacttgGAAATTCactatgtttattttaaattggataattattttttaaattttataaagagcTGAAATTactaatttaacaaaataacttaaataaattaattaaaaattaaatttaaaaataatttattctaaaaagttcaatatataaataatgtcaGTTCaacttattcaaaatttttgggataattgcaaataaattaatattttttacatgtaATATTGATTTGAGGTATACAATAAAATGTATTAAGTTCAAAAGCATTTTAAAAGTTGATAactaaatatacaatatattaataaataattaaataaaagtaatatactAACTATTTGAACTTAActtatcttttatttaattaaataaatagttaatttaatattaaatttactaaGCAAATAACGGTATAACATTGACTAAATTGTCACTTCCTCcattaaaattatatgaaacTGTAGTTTGCATATACAAAAGTACACATGAATATATTTGCATGTGCACTTTTGAAATTTCACATACAATTTAATAAGCCATAAGTCTGCTGCTTACACTAAAACTATCGAACTGGACTTACTCATGTTACATAAGCATAAAGAAATCCTAGTTAAATCAGGGCTGGAATTtggtaaattaatattttacacaataaacttaagtacatatgtatgtatactatgttGATTTGATTTTATGCTAAGACTAAACTGCTATAcattaataaattcaatatctaAACAAACTGACcttaattgtatttaattttctttttttaattttatcattatttgGATTGAAAAGTACCAACAAACTTAACACGTTTACAGTCATTTACctacatctatgtatgtatgcatatatttgcaCTTACAACTAAGTAATCTATACATAACTATGAGTCTATAACTATAACTAAATGCACGTACTTACTCGAtttaacttatacatatgtatgggcgcTTGTTGTCCGAGCTGGACAAGGTGCACTTCAaactaaattgtaatttttggtatttatttacagttattactGGCCAAGctgtgttatttttgttgtctgTATGTATAATGTTGGATGGTTGGTGGCCAAATTGTAGCATATCAAGAGGCTTACGCTGTTTGTGGCATTTAAATGTGCACTTCGCGGTAACTTTGCCGCAGCATGTATTTCACGTGGCCACCATTGCGCCCCGCAGAGAGCACCACGCGTGGCGACTCCGACGTATGTGTGATTGTGCGTTGCTCTTTAGCGGGTTCATTTCCTCCGCTCTTAACAGGCTCGCCCACCAGCTCCTCAACGCCTTCATCTTCATCGTCGTCCTCGCAGAAGGAATAGCCGAGATCTTCCTCATCGTCGCACTGAGCTTCGAGCGTAGTATTTGCCGCGACTTCCTCCACTCTAGCGTCACTATCACTTCGAGGTGCGGTGGAGTCCTGTGATAGAGTTTGGCTGGCGGTTGGGCGATTTTTAACGTCCAAATGGTGTGTCCACTGTTCTGGCAGCGCAAGTTGTTTGTGCAAATTTTGGCGTGTACCCGGTTTGGTGGCATAAATTAACTCAGGATGGTGTTTGGTGAGCGCTTCGAGCGCCTCCAGCGAAGCGGCAGGATTAAGACTTACATGCGGTAATTGTGCACTTCTAGTGATTTGTTTGATTTCGTCTGAGAGTTCCTCGCTCAATTCAGACTTTTCTTCTTCCTCCTCTGCGCGGCTTTTCTCACTTAACGATGCTTCTGTTGACGTGGGGATGTCGATTGCCGCTTCGACAGCATCAACTGGCGATGATATTGGCTTGAAGGTGCGCTGCTCGTGCCAGGAGAGCGGGCGAAAGACTAGCGGTCCACCTTCGGTTGCATATCGTTTGGTTGGACGTGCTGCAACTGCAGCTTCGGCAGGTATAGTGGTTGGTGACTGGCGAAAAGCCGTAAGCTCACCATGTTCGGCTTGAGTCGCTGATAGTGCATAGGATTGTAGTTGTTGTCTGTGTTGCATTTGAATACGTAATTGCTGCAATTGGCAGTGACGCAGTGTGCCGGCCACCGTTTGCGAAGGCTGGAAGTGGAAAGTATGATATTTGCGTAGCGGCAACTTAACTGGTCGCCGTCCTAGATAATCGCCGTGTGCGGCATATGcggtggttgttgtttttgcactttGAACATCTTCGACATGTGGCAGCATTGCTTCCGCGCTGACATCGGCCTCGCCTGCAACTTTCGCGTCACACGTGCGGTTTTCTGTGGTGGCAGTCTCcttagtaacaacaacaatatttccCTCATCAACATTACCACCCAAAGGTACTAATCTGCGTCGTTGCTGTTGGAACATTGCAACTTCCTTGTTGTTGTGCTCATCAACATCCTCATCGTCGTTGTCGCCTtgatctttgttgttgttgtgcaattTTCGCGGGATTAGCAACGATTGTTGATGCTGTTGATGTTTGcggctattgttgttgtcatgttgttgttgtaatttaacTTGGTGTTGCTGATGATGTGCTGCTGCTGTGGTTGCCTCGGGCGCATTGCTCGCACATTTGGCACGATAATTGTGGGCGTGCGCTTGGCAATCGGTAGCGCTGTTGTTGGCGGCGCGCCTGCTGTAGGTGATATAGCGGATATGTGCGTAGGGGTCGCTGATAGTCTTTCGTCGTAGTTTCTTATCTCTGCCGTGGGCACTGTACCCGTCGGCGGAGGCGGCGGCGTTGGCAACGCAGCCGGTCGCTGTTGCACCGCGTTCGCTTGCTAGAAATGGATTAGTGACGCCAATAGCATAATGCTGTTAGTTAGTGTTTTAGGATTATTGAGGTTTCAAGTAAAGGCATAATTGTCAGGTTAATTGTAGCATGCAACACATTTACACACGCGCCCATATGAGTAATGAAGGCGGTTGTTTGGGAATATAAGGTCGCAAAAAACATATGAGTCGGTGGGTGTTGCAAGAACCAGTATTAAAgatgatgttgatgatttgcGCAAATAAACAACGAAATATGAAAaggaaaagcaaaaatcaaaataagtaaaaataaaatgtatacacataAGCTTCACGGAATGgggtatttataaaattattataaaaatgtttaaaacaattgctacagagtataatagatttgtttacctaacggttgtttgtatcacctaaataatcgagttagatatagggttatatatataagtgatcaggaCGAAAAGACAAGTTGAAATCTGGaagtatgtctgtccgtccgtctgttcgcTTGCGATAGCGATAACTtcagtaataattaaaatattttaatgaaacttagAACATGTGTTCCCTTGCAAAACAGTGAAAACGAATTCGTAGATGTCACGCCTACAAAACGTATTTAATCGATAATCTAAAAAACGCCATAACTAAGCTCTAAATTaacatataaaactgtaatttggtacagaggattgcAGAAGCAGGGCGACCTGAGGGCTAACAACTTTGAAAACATGGGTGTGGCCCGCCCTTTAGTAGATTTAAtgcacatatctcctaaacaactaaagctacaataactaAAGTCGCTTAGAATAAATCCTATATGAACCCCTATCGACAGTGTAAAAATGCattaattggaaaattttattgttagAAACTACTAAAAAAGCCAATAATCAATAACACAATGTGACACagacatttaattttacacCCAGCACGATTCAGGAAAGTTTTATTGGGGTCAAAATTGACATTTTAGGTGAAAGCGCATTTCTCCGAACCAACTCTACCAATTTCAACTTTATCAAAGAATGAAGTTGAACACTTTCACTATACTTTGTACCTttaaagggtatattaagtttgctacgataTTTGTAACACTCAAAAAGAAATGTCAGAGACCCTCTaaagtatatgtaagtatatctaaGCGATTGGCGTGATGAGCTTAGTCATCGAGTTTAGCAATAATAATTTCCTAAGGCAGCAATGCAatagaatatttgattttaggtACAAAATTGAAATAGCATAGGATAATTTTGACTTAATAATAGTCCAACATTTTAGAATTTCTGTGACGAAtctatagaaaattttaaatttcttacgGAAATCACTTTAGTTCAGTGCAAATGCAAAGCTAATACTATAAAAGAAGCCATTAGAAGATGTCAGGCTAATTGGGAGTTAactatttatactaataataacaaacaggACAGTGCCCAGTTGTTGACGATGCCTagaaaagattttaaatttgattgtattaagttttccaaacaGGTGGTAACCCTAGTAAAAGCGTGAACGACAGGGAACTCTCTTAAAAACTATCTTAAACTAAAGATTTTCAAAGATTTCACAATGGGGCTTTCAGTAAAGACCATATTTGTCAAATATAGTGTCGtcgtttgtatacatatataaaaattagataCTATCATAAATCGAGGAATATATTCAAAAGGGTATCGTATGAAATTTATACGTAACTCTCTCAAACAAAGTGAATTTCCTAAACTGGAGCAGGTCCTGTTTTAAACAACACCAAagaaatgaatattttcatatttaaaatatgttttttcgaTCACTTTATAACACTCCGAGTCATCCAACAAAAAAACGAACTGGTTAAGGCTACCGATGACGGACCGATTTGGACAGTTTTTATGTACGACCATTGATTGAACCGATGGATCAAACCTATTAGGCATGTAAAACTTCGTTACCGGAATTGctttttgagtaaaaatattcctacttcaacaaaatttgacaatcttTAAAACGGAACGATATGTATAATTATCTTATTTAACTTAAGTGCAAAGACTAAGCCATACTTTCATTGGTCGTGAGAACTGAAACTTTTATCTGTTTATAGGTTCGAGAGTTATCAGTAAATTCTAAATTTCAAGATCATGCAATTGCTCGTTTTGGTAAGTTCGggttgcttaaatcattttaGTAACTTTGAGaaacaaagtgatcaattaaaaaatttcgtttagagcaactaaatattaaaaaaaccaagCTAAGAGTATATCCACTCCAGATGAAAAACTATAAACGACCAATAAGACATGGGTCAATAATAAATgctttcttttacatatggtcGTCATCCTagcgaaaaaatttatattcaccagtatatagtatatgtacaagtaGTAAAATTGTTAACTCTTATGAAATACATGAGTTcatcaaaacaataaaaaaataataacttttgaaTACAGGTTCACAAACTACAGCTATATAGCGTCTTTCAAGCAAAATCTAGAGCATTAGTACAATAAAACTACAAACCTCAATTCCTGTAACGGATCCCGCTGGCGCTAACACGCCTTGTTGTTTTTTACAACGACGCGTTCCACTGGCACTCACCGTACTTGCCACACTAAGCGAGGAGGCAGAGTGACGGTGGTGACCCAGCTGATATTGTTCATACTCCTCCGGCGTTGTAATTTCGGCGGGTTTTTGATGCAGACCACAACGGGGCGCCGTTAGGCCCACACCCGTCTTCATAAGTGGAGCCACGCCTATTAGAGTACCAGTACCGCTACTGTACAATGAATTGCATGAGGACAAGGACGTCGGATCCGTTGAGCCCTGCCCGCCATGGCCGTCATTTTGTGAAGACGAAGCCGACTCATACGAGGAATTGACTAGGTTGGAACTGGGCGAACATGAGCGTTCGAACGCGCTTGCAGGCTGACCATCCACATTCATATAAACGGGCAGTGAGGTACCACAGGCTGTAGCATTCGCAATGTTGCACTTACTGCCGCCAAGTTGACGTAGAGACTTCTTATAATTAACTCCATTGACGAGATTGATAGCGCTGGGACCGCTACCAGCAGAGGACGCGTGTTTCGCTAATTTGTTGCCTTTCGGTGTTTTTGGTGGCGGCGTGCCACTCAGCGCAGCTGCGGTGCGCGTGTTGCCCGGCTGTGGCGGCACCGGCGTAACACACTCATATGAACTATTCGAAATGCCCGAGTCGCTGCGATAGATGCTCAGCCGTTCCGGTTCGATCAAATTGAAATCATCCTTCTGCTGGTGTTGGCGATGGTGATGTTTTTTCTTGTGGCCCGTTTGTCCAGCCGTTGCATGACTACTGCTTCCGCCGCTGCCGCTAGCCGTAGGCTGCGGATGTAGCAATATGGTGGCCGTGCCACTCACACCGCCAGCGGCGGGCGATGGATGCGCCTCTACGGCGCACTCGTGCACCTGCACTGCGGCCGTACTGTCGCCAGCCAAGTTCTCATAAGCGGGCGGATCGTAGAAGCGCATCAAAGCCGAAGATTTCACCTGGTGGGCGTTGTGTTGGGCGCCCGGGCCGGCGGAGTCAATATCGCCAATGCTACCACCAGCAAAAGAATGATGTCGCTTACACTTGCCACCATTACTGCTGCTGCCACCGTGCAAAATCACAGACGCGTTCAACAAACCACTCGCCGGTGACTTGTGCACCACATGCGGTGGTTTATGCTTACCGCCACCGCCGGTGAATTTCAGCGAGTAGAATTTCTTATCCTCCATTTTGCCATCCAGCATGGGTTTCCGCTTGCCACTGCGCTGCATCGAACTACTGCCAGTTATGTCCAGTATGTGCGGTTGATACGTATTATCCGTCGTGCTACCGCTAgtgtcatattttttaaaattgctgaTGGCCAAGAAGGGGTTGGTGCTGACCGCTGCTGGGAGAGGCGCTGGGCCAGCACGCGGACTATGACCATCAATTCCGCCCATATCGGTAGCGCTAGCAGAGGCGGTGTTACGTTCAACCACCGCATAGGTGGGGTAGTCATGTTCGATGGCATTCAACAATTGCGCACTGGAAGTGTTATTCGAGGCGCCATTTTTGTGcttctgctgttgctgctggtgaTAATATTCTGTGTAGCTTTTCGGAAAGCAATTATTCAGATTGTATGTAATTTGATGGGGTGCACCGCCGCCGCCGACACTGCCGTTCATATAAGCGCTGCCACCAGGATCTGTATTGCCTGCGCCAACCGTGCCGCCGCCGACGCTGCCGCTGGCCCCATCTGCTGCTGATATCAGCatatgctgctgctgctgttgttgatgttgttggtgAAGCGGCAGCATGCCTTTGTTGTGGGAATTCATTGTGTGCGATTGCTGGTGCTGGGGATTCGTTGTTATCACCCGTCCACCGGCACCGACATATTGCATGGTATTGTattgatgctgttgttgttgttgatgatgcTGTTGGTGTTGATGATATTGAAACTGCTGGTCGTACTGGTCCTGCTCGTACTGCTGCTGCAGCTGGTGCTGGTGCTGTTGCGGGCCAATATTTCCATTGAGTCTCTTGGGTCGTGGAGCGACGCGCACCACATTGgtgttgttattaaaatttgtaagagTCGTAGATAACTGCGCGTGTGTGCGGAAAGGCGTAGGAAGACGTACGCGGGGTGTTGGTGGTTAGTGGTGGTTTAGTCGGTTGATTGcatgttttagttgttgttgtttgttttcggTATGCATTACATTCATGGAAGCGGAGGCGTGTTACATATGGGAGGGTGAAAAGAAATCACACAAATGTTTGGATTAGTTTTTGTTATGCATTGAATTTCGAGTGTAATTAGCCAGTTATTTTAGCATATAAATTGAGAATTAGTTACTGCACTAAAATTTAGTATTGTGATAAACTATAACAGTTTGCTtagacatttatatatattttcttaatgaaatataaaagggTGTGTATACGCTTATGGCGTTAAAAAAAGTTTGACAACATATAGACGTTAAGGAAGTGCTTAATTATCGTGTTAGAGCCTTTGATTTAGCGGTCTTCCATATACATG
This window harbors:
- the LOC126762269 gene encoding uncharacterized protein LOC126762269 isoform X1, encoding MLLAKRRTPSRMVVHNRVIGMLLAVLLTLVCSTPAEAAIDETLSEHEGKSVVIPCPVNKAKCGDLHSINWFKGDDRIAAMLLGDSNVTSVSDEYANRVTVEQNPFRLVIKDLKISDEDIYLCDTTFLIPIETCDNFNGYRVELNVLVPPTEVVILDEKGDRIENGSVIGPMQERQSLKVSCVVQNTRPQPQVGWWRGNKRLLTHSASYVETDGLFTATLELNLELSRDDLARDIECRVESAALPNKLINKFRVDLQVRPTSISINGVEHHTVQGSKVVLTCDIHGARPAVNLTWFNSSTVISPEENDLTEIRTKAFEKDDGTYHTQSELIFNATRFENDMIFRCDADNVVLQINREKPFTSSLTLEVLYPPVVKVSPPEITVNTSDTVLLNCEYVANPASLTQVMWYRNGDSVNVNDTERYEGGNSENVALVIRSTDKEDVGNYTCQLSNAIGKGISEQQIDLDVQFVPIVEVLMIPEGPVKESDESNVTLYCNILEANPALLTKVRWYANSTLLKELPDCEETKEDLCHIDPSKLLLESIGRGFFYNYSCEGYNAAGWGPRSEDKELMVHYEPGPATLTHFPLIAVKKKSVTFSCSVDDPGYPESNRFRWQRGGLGPLQDIVTKDWTVEPVGLDSRTNYSCYAYNEGGKGAMASVNLEVHAPPFFIKNLVPYTGMLHTSRTANLTCRIECVPRCEITWLKGTEPIEKNDTRYFIKEKYVDASPATGDFESMLSVLHFNMSNWPNQKFDIESDSANYTCVSTGNTVGPGIKSATYFSIEYAPENSTVSEEKVYVQEGTIPGRVICNAKANPSAHYSWYFNNTKLGQDQALIINTPMTRNDSGVYTCVASNKHGKSTVETIIDVQFKPRCDIERHEIDDQDTLICTAFGNPVEADFSWSIKAENDSAEWLGSGERQGFTDKSFYVLDDDYAIARTYRCVANNTVGPGSFCEIEVAAGSPLYVWWREQLAWWQRWDKTTLIILVASILALLLAVIIICCIIICICRRRRRQDKLQDKSSSLGDPLTEPGEYENLPFHGLQTAPNKLSTTLTNFNNNTNVVRVAPRPKRLNGNIGPQQHQHQLQQQYEQDQYDQQFQYHQHQQHHQQQQQHQYNTMQYVGAGGRVITTNPQHQQSHTMNSHNKGMLPLHQQHQQQQQQHMLISAADGASGSVGGGTVGAGNTDPGGSAYMNGSVGGGGAPHQITYNLNNCFPKSYTEYYHQQQQQKHKNGASNNTSSAQLLNAIEHDYPTYAVVERNTASASATDMGGIDGHSPRAGPAPLPAAVSTNPFLAISNFKKYDTSGSTTDNTYQPHILDITGSSSMQRSGKRKPMLDGKMEDKKFYSLKFTGGGGKHKPPHVVHKSPASGLLNASVILHGGSSSNGGKCKRHHSFAGGSIGDIDSAGPGAQHNAHQVKSSALMRFYDPPAYENLAGDSTAAVQVHECAVEAHPSPAAGGVSGTATILLHPQPTASGSGGSSSHATAGQTGHKKKHHHRQHQQKDDFNLIEPERLSIYRSDSGISNSSYECVTPVPPQPGNTRTAAALSGTPPPKTPKGNKLAKHASSAGSGPSAINLVNGVNYKKSLRQLGGSKCNIANATACGTSLPVYMNVDGQPASAFERSCSPSSNLVNSSYESASSSQNDGHGGQGSTDPTSLSSCNSLYSSGTGTLIGVAPLMKTGVGLTAPRCGLHQKPAEITTPEEYEQYQLGHHRHSASSLSVASTVSASGTRRCKKQQGVLAPAGSVTGIEHYAIGVTNPFLASERGATATGCVANAAASADGYSAHGRDKKLRRKTISDPYAHIRYITYSRRAANNSATDCQAHAHNYRAKCASNAPEATTAAAHHQQHQVKLQQQHDNNNSRKHQQHQQSLLIPRKLHNNNKDQGDNDDEDVDEHNNKEVAMFQQQRRRLVPLGGNVDEGNIVVVTKETATTENRTCDAKVAGEADVSAEAMLPHVEDVQSAKTTTTAYAAHGDYLGRRPVKLPLRKYHTFHFQPSQTVAGTLRHCQLQQLRIQMQHRQQLQSYALSATQAEHGELTAFRQSPTTIPAEAAVAARPTKRYATEGGPLVFRPLSWHEQRTFKPISSPVDAVEAAIDIPTSTEASLSEKSRAEEEEEKSELSEELSDEIKQITRSAQLPHVSLNPAASLEALEALTKHHPELIYATKPGTRQNLHKQLALPEQWTHHLDVKNRPTASQTLSQDSTAPRSDSDARVEEVAANTTLEAQCDDEEDLGYSFCEDDDEDEGVEELVGEPVKSGGNEPAKEQRTITHTSESPRVVLSAGRNGGHVKYMLRQSYREVHI
- the LOC126762269 gene encoding uncharacterized protein LOC126762269 isoform X2, producing the protein MLLAKRRTPSRMVVHNRVIGMLLAVLLTLVCSTPAEAAIDETLSEHEGKSVVIPCPVNKAKCGDLHSINWFKGDDRIAAMLLGDSNVTSVSDEYANRVTVEQNPFRLVIKDLKISDEDIYLCDTTFLIPIETCDNFNGYRVELNVLVPPTEVVILDEKGDRIENGSVIGPMQERQSLKVSCVVQNTRPQPQVGWWRGNKRLLTHSASYVETDGLFTATLELNLELSRDDLARDIECRVESAALPNKLINKFRVDLQVRPTSISINGVEHHTVQGSKVVLTCDIHGARPAVNLTWFNSSTVISPEENDLTEIRTKAFEKDDGTYHTQSELIFNATRFENDMIFRCDADNVVLQINREKPFTSSLTLEVLYPPVVKVSPPEITVNTSDTVLLNCEYVANPASLTQVMWYRNGDSVNVNDTERYEGGNSENVALVIRSTDKEDVGNYTCQLSNAIGKGISEQQIDLDVQFVPIVEVLMIPEGPVKESDESNVTLYCNILEANPALLTKVRWYANSTLLKELPDCEETKEDLCHIDPSKLLLESIGRGFFYNYSCEGYNAAGWGPRSEDKELMVHYEPGPATLTHFPLIAVKKKSVTFSCSVDDPGYPESNRFRWQRGGLGPLQDIVTKDWTVEPVGLDSRTNYSCYAYNEGGKGAMASVNLEVHAPPFFIKNLVPYTGMLHTSRTANLTCRIECVPRCEITWLKGTEPIEKNDTRYFIKEKYVDASPATGDFESMLSVLHFNMSNWPNQKFDIESDSANYTCVSTGNTVGPGIKSATYFSIEYAPENSTVSEEKVYVQEGTIPGRVICNAKANPSAHYSWYFNNTKLGQDQALIINTPMTRNDSGVYTCVASNKHGKSTVETIIDVQFKPRCDIERHEIDDQDTLICTAFGNPVEADFSWSIKAENDSAEWLGSGERQGFTDKSFYVLDDDYAIARTYRCVANNTVGPGSFCEIEVAEQLAWWQRWDKTTLIILVASILALLLAVIIICCIIICICRRRRRQDKLQDKSSSLGDPLTEPGEYENLPFHGLQTAPNKLSTTLTNFNNNTNVVRVAPRPKRLNGNIGPQQHQHQLQQQYEQDQYDQQFQYHQHQQHHQQQQQHQYNTMQYVGAGGRVITTNPQHQQSHTMNSHNKGMLPLHQQHQQQQQQHMLISAADGASGSVGGGTVGAGNTDPGGSAYMNGSVGGGGAPHQITYNLNNCFPKSYTEYYHQQQQQKHKNGASNNTSSAQLLNAIEHDYPTYAVVERNTASASATDMGGIDGHSPRAGPAPLPAAVSTNPFLAISNFKKYDTSGSTTDNTYQPHILDITGSSSMQRSGKRKPMLDGKMEDKKFYSLKFTGGGGKHKPPHVVHKSPASGLLNASVILHGGSSSNGGKCKRHHSFAGGSIGDIDSAGPGAQHNAHQVKSSALMRFYDPPAYENLAGDSTAAVQVHECAVEAHPSPAAGGVSGTATILLHPQPTASGSGGSSSHATAGQTGHKKKHHHRQHQQKDDFNLIEPERLSIYRSDSGISNSSYECVTPVPPQPGNTRTAAALSGTPPPKTPKGNKLAKHASSAGSGPSAINLVNGVNYKKSLRQLGGSKCNIANATACGTSLPVYMNVDGQPASAFERSCSPSSNLVNSSYESASSSQNDGHGGQGSTDPTSLSSCNSLYSSGTGTLIGVAPLMKTGVGLTAPRCGLHQKPAEITTPEEYEQYQLGHHRHSASSLSVASTVSASGTRRCKKQQGVLAPAGSVTGIEHYAIGVTNPFLASERGATATGCVANAAASADGYSAHGRDKKLRRKTISDPYAHIRYITYSRRAANNSATDCQAHAHNYRAKCASNAPEATTAAAHHQQHQVKLQQQHDNNNSRKHQQHQQSLLIPRKLHNNNKDQGDNDDEDVDEHNNKEVAMFQQQRRRLVPLGGNVDEGNIVVVTKETATTENRTCDAKVAGEADVSAEAMLPHVEDVQSAKTTTTAYAAHGDYLGRRPVKLPLRKYHTFHFQPSQTVAGTLRHCQLQQLRIQMQHRQQLQSYALSATQAEHGELTAFRQSPTTIPAEAAVAARPTKRYATEGGPLVFRPLSWHEQRTFKPISSPVDAVEAAIDIPTSTEASLSEKSRAEEEEEKSELSEELSDEIKQITRSAQLPHVSLNPAASLEALEALTKHHPELIYATKPGTRQNLHKQLALPEQWTHHLDVKNRPTASQTLSQDSTAPRSDSDARVEEVAANTTLEAQCDDEEDLGYSFCEDDDEDEGVEELVGEPVKSGGNEPAKEQRTITHTSESPRVVLSAGRNGGHVKYMLRQSYREVHI